One region of Arcobacter sp. CECT 8983 genomic DNA includes:
- a CDS encoding response regulator: protein MEEKIYDIAVVDDEIEILQIIEKFLKRKNKYRVTTFTNPKIALDSCIKTKYDLILLDIMMPEMDGIEFLEKIKKEIPKQKVCMMTAYSTLDKVLKSHKQGAENYIMKPFPSLETLNEKINTLLKN, encoded by the coding sequence ATGGAAGAAAAAATTTATGATATTGCAGTAGTTGATGATGAAATAGAGATTTTACAAATAATTGAAAAATTTCTAAAAAGAAAAAATAAGTATAGAGTAACAACTTTTACAAACCCTAAAATTGCCCTTGACTCTTGTATTAAAACTAAGTATGATTTAATATTATTAGATATTATGATGCCAGAAATGGATGGTATAGAATTTTTAGAAAAAATCAAAAAAGAAATACCAAAACAAAAAGTTTGTATGATGACAGCATATTCAACTTTAGATAAAGTTTTAAAGTCCCATAAACAAGGTGCTGAGAACTATATAATGAAACCGTTTCCATCATTAGAAACATTAAATGAAAAAATAAATACACTTTTAAAGAATTAA
- a CDS encoding PAS domain S-box protein, whose amino-acid sequence MKSNNLLLRYSFLFILLAVTINFVLLYNKNEEIEVKKEEVKLKNSKVFSLYKKETLEISELFFFNYVQNNKKLLTLLNKEDKEEVVFNKIEKLYNEKLSFFKKHNIKEINFYTTSGTPIYKSAFSKYDDNINKEHQKLITNIAKKYNPQIVFSINDTTASLNYLKPIFDKNLKPIAIFEITMDLPRLSHNTFIEKGLNIEFVVDSSILKENVNSKYFNNYLPHNVNPNYMYISSFYKNRFLVNNLPLELLDEIKTKMKNKQNFVVDYIVKDKCFITSFYTINDFSYMMLTVECEDYLQIINRYNNYIYASVFISFIVVLLLFLINLYFYKYKIKKSKLNSVSKSIDKYVIVAETNLKGKITYVSQAFCDVSGYKKEELIGKPMNVIRHPDISNRFYENMWQKLLSNQIWEGEIKNIDKNGNSYWVRGNISPIFDINNKKVGYRSIRINVSDEKQLLKVNSLLKRDLFLKLNEIKTRDKMKIDQSKIILMGQILDAFSNEWKKPISNLSSKILAFENSVSKNSYDKKYLTNLSKDLSAELKILSMHLNEFKTLFSHNTSEDKYNVFNAIKTAIASVPQNDIKIELSGDENLETFGVSYDLRKIILGIVYNSFEEFKKKKIDSGKIDITVNKTNENILIKCKDNAGGIPQEFISKIFETGFSTKDNLSSMGLPLHIAKLIVKKLNGDIWVKNEENGCCFYIKLITRDRRENRRK is encoded by the coding sequence ATGAAGAGCAATAATTTATTACTTAGGTATAGTTTTCTTTTTATTTTATTAGCAGTGACAATAAATTTTGTACTTTTGTATAATAAAAATGAAGAAATAGAAGTTAAAAAAGAAGAAGTAAAATTAAAAAATAGTAAAGTTTTTTCTTTATATAAAAAAGAGACTTTAGAGATATCAGAACTTTTCTTTTTCAATTATGTTCAAAACAACAAAAAGCTATTAACACTTCTAAATAAAGAAGATAAAGAAGAAGTAGTTTTTAATAAAATAGAAAAGCTTTATAATGAAAAGTTGAGTTTTTTTAAAAAACATAATATAAAAGAGATAAATTTTTACACAACAAGTGGTACTCCTATTTATAAAAGTGCTTTTAGCAAATATGATGATAATATAAATAAAGAACACCAAAAACTTATTACTAACATAGCAAAAAAGTATAACCCTCAAATAGTTTTTTCAATAAATGATACAACTGCATCATTAAACTATTTAAAACCAATTTTTGATAAAAATCTAAAACCAATTGCAATTTTTGAAATAACAATGGATTTACCAAGATTATCTCACAATACTTTTATTGAAAAAGGTTTAAATATTGAGTTTGTAGTTGATTCTTCCATTTTAAAAGAAAATGTAAATTCTAAATATTTCAATAACTATCTACCTCATAATGTAAATCCAAACTATATGTATATAAGCTCTTTTTATAAAAATAGATTTTTAGTGAATAATCTTCCTCTAGAACTTTTAGATGAAATTAAAACTAAAATGAAAAATAAGCAAAATTTTGTGGTTGATTATATAGTAAAAGATAAATGTTTTATAACAAGTTTTTATACAATAAATGATTTTTCATATATGATGTTAACTGTTGAGTGTGAAGATTACCTTCAAATAATCAATAGATACAATAACTATATCTATGCTAGTGTTTTTATTAGTTTTATTGTAGTACTTTTACTATTTTTAATAAATTTATACTTTTATAAATATAAGATAAAAAAGTCTAAACTTAATAGTGTAAGTAAAAGTATTGATAAATATGTAATTGTCGCAGAAACAAATTTAAAAGGAAAAATAACATATGTTTCACAAGCTTTTTGTGATGTAAGTGGGTATAAAAAAGAAGAATTAATTGGTAAACCTATGAATGTGATTAGACATCCAGATATTTCAAATAGATTTTATGAAAATATGTGGCAAAAACTCTTATCTAATCAAATTTGGGAAGGCGAAATAAAAAATATTGATAAAAATGGAAACTCTTATTGGGTAAGGGGAAATATTTCACCTATTTTTGATATTAATAATAAAAAAGTAGGATATAGGTCTATTAGAATTAATGTAAGCGACGAAAAACAACTTTTAAAAGTTAATTCATTATTAAAAAGAGATTTATTTTTAAAGCTAAATGAGATAAAAACTAGAGATAAAATGAAAATAGACCAATCTAAAATAATCTTAATGGGACAAATTTTAGATGCCTTTTCAAATGAGTGGAAAAAACCAATTTCAAATCTATCTTCTAAAATACTTGCTTTTGAAAATAGTGTAAGTAAAAACTCATATGATAAAAAATATTTAACAAATTTATCAAAAGATTTAAGTGCTGAATTAAAGATTTTATCTATGCATTTAAATGAGTTTAAAACACTATTTTCTCATAATACAAGTGAAGATAAATATAATGTTTTTAATGCAATAAAAACAGCAATTGCTTCAGTACCTCAAAATGATATAAAAATAGAATTATCAGGAGATGAGAACTTAGAGACTTTTGGTGTCTCTTATGATTTAAGAAAAATTATTTTAGGAATTGTTTATAACTCCTTTGAAGAGTTTAAAAAGAAAAAGATAGATTCTGGGAAAATTGATATTACAGTAAATAAAACAAATGAAAATATTCTTATAAAATGTAAAGATAATGCAGGTGGAATACCTCAAGAGTTTATAAG